One Fundidesulfovibrio soli genomic region harbors:
- a CDS encoding pyridoxal-phosphate-dependent aminotransferase family protein, whose translation MLNKPRLLTPGPTPLPEEVRLAMARDMIHHRKPNFLPVMEDVRAGLKYLFQTTQEVMPLAASGTGAMAAAVTNLFAPGEKILCIEGGKFGERWGEIADMHGQVPVRLQVEWGTAVDPAAVEAALDADPSIKGVCVQASETSTGVLHPIRQLAKITAGRDVLLVADGISAVGISPCPMDAWGIDCLLTGSQKGLMLPPGLAFVALSDKAWAKCDTVRPSNFYFQLKGERAKIAANQTMFTSAVGLLVGLRESLRLFREFGLENMMRKQWALTMMARAGARAMGLELLAKTDFTWGLTAIKMPLGVESPAVLKTASADYGVVLAGGQGHMKNQVVRLGHMGYVDFGDVLAGLAALRAAFAAAGGYVGCTDPLEQAMTAYSEALAQGPAL comes from the coding sequence ATGCTCAACAAACCGAGACTGCTGACCCCGGGCCCCACGCCGCTTCCGGAGGAAGTGCGGCTGGCCATGGCCCGCGACATGATCCACCACCGCAAGCCCAACTTCCTGCCCGTGATGGAGGATGTGCGCGCGGGGCTCAAATACCTCTTCCAGACCACCCAGGAAGTCATGCCCCTGGCGGCATCCGGCACCGGTGCCATGGCCGCCGCCGTGACCAACCTCTTCGCCCCGGGCGAGAAGATCCTCTGCATCGAGGGCGGCAAGTTCGGCGAACGCTGGGGCGAGATAGCCGACATGCACGGTCAGGTGCCCGTGCGCCTGCAGGTGGAGTGGGGCACCGCCGTGGACCCCGCCGCCGTGGAGGCCGCGCTGGACGCCGACCCGTCCATCAAGGGCGTGTGCGTGCAGGCCTCGGAGACCTCCACCGGCGTGCTGCACCCCATCAGGCAGCTGGCTAAGATCACCGCGGGGCGCGACGTGCTCCTGGTGGCGGACGGCATCTCCGCCGTGGGCATCTCCCCTTGCCCCATGGACGCCTGGGGCATCGACTGCCTGCTCACCGGCTCCCAGAAGGGGCTGATGCTTCCGCCCGGGCTGGCCTTCGTGGCCCTCTCGGACAAGGCCTGGGCCAAGTGCGACACGGTGCGCCCCTCCAACTTCTATTTTCAGCTCAAAGGCGAGCGGGCCAAGATCGCCGCCAACCAGACCATGTTCACCTCGGCCGTGGGGCTGCTGGTGGGCCTGCGCGAGAGCCTGCGCCTGTTCCGGGAGTTCGGCCTGGAGAACATGATGCGCAAGCAGTGGGCCCTGACCATGATGGCCCGCGCCGGGGCCAGGGCCATGGGGCTGGAACTGCTCGCCAAGACGGACTTCACCTGGGGCCTGACCGCCATCAAAATGCCCCTGGGCGTTGAGAGTCCCGCCGTGCTCAAGACAGCCTCGGCCGACTACGGCGTGGTGCTGGCCGGCGGGCAGGGCCACATGAAGAACCAGGTGGTGCGCCTGGGTCACATGGGCTACGTGGATTTCGGCGACGTGCTGGCCGGTCTGGCGGCCCTGCGCGCCGCCTTCGCCGCCGCAGGCGGATACGTGGGCTGCACGGACCCGCTGGAACAGGCCATGACCGCCTATTCCGAGGCTCTGGCCCAAGGTCCGGCGCTTTGA
- a CDS encoding DUF1844 domain-containing protein: MTQDDKCSGCPDGHADYEGICLPQVDFITFAYSMASAAMVHLGEMPDPESGASGLNKPLAKHTIDTLSMLEEKTRGNLTPEESSQLTQMLGHLKMLYVRKNG; encoded by the coding sequence ATGACGCAGGACGACAAGTGCTCGGGCTGCCCCGACGGCCATGCCGACTACGAGGGCATCTGCCTGCCCCAGGTGGATTTCATCACCTTCGCCTACTCCATGGCCTCCGCGGCCATGGTGCACCTGGGCGAGATGCCCGACCCCGAGTCGGGGGCGAGCGGCCTGAACAAACCCCTGGCCAAGCACACCATCGACACGCTCTCCATGCTTGAAGAGAAGACCCGGGGCAACCTGACCCCGGAGGAGTCGAGCCAGCTCACGCAGATGCTCGGCCACCTGAAGATGCTCTACGTGCGAAAAAACGGGTAG
- a CDS encoding EAL and HDOD domain-containing protein — translation MQKHEEHEASPAQLEPIFVARQPIFDRDMRVWGYELLYRRADDSAEAEVADDARATSVVIADGVTLGRTGLGPQEKTLVNFPVDLLCQGAGFALPSESCVIEILETVPPSPEVLKALRDLKRAGYTLALDDFVGQPELEAFLPLADIVKVDVLALPEREAAGLVTRLRGGGRKLLAEKVEDEAMRVRTLQMGFELFQGFFFQRPEIVSGRKMTSAQSTRVRLMGELSDEDFDPGRISRIIETDLSLSYRLLRYINSATFGRRGTVDSIRQASMMLGQRNLAQWLQAVLMADVNPTPKGRELVFQSVRRAKFLELLGKAIKQPPARPDSLFVLGLFSLLDSLLGMPMDQVLSGLPLAPALSQALLGLDGQARDLLLLAEEMEQADWRTASQYLTELKLPASAATMLNADALRFAGELVREIQVLPPKEKIRR, via the coding sequence ATGCAGAAGCACGAGGAGCACGAAGCGTCACCAGCCCAGCTGGAGCCGATATTCGTCGCCCGTCAGCCCATATTCGACCGCGACATGAGGGTCTGGGGCTACGAGCTGCTCTACAGGCGCGCCGATGACTCGGCCGAGGCGGAAGTGGCCGACGACGCCCGTGCAACGTCCGTGGTCATCGCCGACGGCGTCACCCTGGGCCGCACAGGCCTTGGCCCCCAGGAAAAAACCCTGGTCAATTTCCCCGTGGACCTGCTCTGCCAGGGCGCCGGTTTCGCCCTGCCCAGCGAGAGCTGCGTCATCGAAATTCTCGAAACCGTCCCCCCCAGCCCTGAAGTGCTCAAGGCCCTGCGGGATCTCAAGCGGGCCGGCTACACCCTGGCCCTGGACGACTTCGTGGGCCAGCCGGAACTGGAGGCCTTTCTTCCGCTGGCGGACATCGTCAAGGTGGACGTGCTGGCCCTGCCCGAGCGGGAAGCGGCCGGGCTGGTGACGCGCCTGCGCGGCGGCGGGCGCAAGCTCCTGGCCGAAAAGGTCGAGGACGAGGCCATGCGCGTCAGGACCCTCCAGATGGGCTTCGAGCTGTTCCAGGGGTTCTTCTTCCAGCGTCCGGAGATCGTCTCGGGGCGCAAGATGACCAGCGCCCAGTCCACGCGGGTCCGGCTGATGGGCGAACTCTCCGACGAGGACTTCGACCCCGGCAGGATTTCCAGGATCATCGAGACGGACCTCTCCCTCTCCTACCGCCTGCTGCGCTACATCAACTCCGCCACGTTCGGCAGGCGGGGCACCGTCGACTCCATCCGCCAGGCGAGCATGATGTTGGGGCAGAGGAACCTGGCTCAATGGCTGCAGGCGGTGCTCATGGCGGACGTCAACCCCACGCCCAAGGGCCGCGAGCTGGTGTTCCAGTCCGTGCGCAGGGCCAAATTCCTGGAACTGCTGGGCAAGGCCATCAAGCAGCCGCCCGCGAGGCCCGACTCGCTCTTCGTGCTGGGGCTGTTCTCCCTCCTGGATTCGCTGCTGGGCATGCCCATGGACCAGGTGCTCTCCGGCCTGCCGCTGGCTCCGGCGCTCAGCCAGGCCCTGCTGGGGCTGGACGGCCAGGCCAGGGACCTGCTGCTCCTCGCGGAGGAGATGGAGCAGGCCGACTGGCGCACGGCCAGCCAATACCTCACGGAACTCAAACTGCCCGCTTCGGCCGCGACCATGCTCAACGCCGACGCCTTGCGGTTCGCTGGCGAGCTTGTGCGGGAGATACAGGTGCTCCCGCCCAAGGAAAAGATCCGGCGCTGA
- a CDS encoding ABC transporter permease, whose protein sequence is MPVQNLSATMTHAAIPGGVELRLSGRLDATGVARLWSKAAQLAAGPGTSLRVDASEVSFCDGSGLALLLELRRQAEQRGAVFALTGLDQRFRVLFEQFSPADVAPPPAPLQRPSLAEEVGRKTAVLLEDMASIVAFVGEFCAAFAAALANPRRVRWRDALHVAETAGANALPIIVLIGFLMGLIMAFQSAMPLRRFGAEIFVANLLGLSMLRELGPLVTAIILAGRSGSAFAAELGTMNVNEEISALKTMGLDPVRFLVVTRVGAAMAVTPLLTMFFNLAGLIGGAMVMLSLGYPLAAFINQVQMAVHLPDLLGGLFKSCAFSLLVCAIGCQRGLRTSGGASSVGSATTSAVVAGIILVAVADGVFAVTFYSLGW, encoded by the coding sequence ATGCCAGTCCAGAACCTCTCCGCCACCATGACGCACGCCGCCATTCCCGGCGGCGTCGAGCTGCGCCTTTCCGGCCGCCTGGACGCCACCGGCGTGGCCCGGCTCTGGTCCAAAGCCGCGCAGCTGGCCGCCGGGCCGGGAACGAGCCTGCGCGTGGACGCCAGCGAGGTGAGCTTCTGCGACGGCTCGGGCCTGGCCCTGCTGCTGGAGCTGCGCCGCCAGGCCGAACAGCGCGGAGCGGTCTTCGCCCTCACCGGGCTGGATCAGCGCTTCCGCGTCCTATTCGAGCAGTTCTCGCCCGCGGACGTGGCCCCGCCCCCCGCTCCGCTCCAGCGTCCCAGCCTTGCAGAGGAGGTGGGGCGCAAGACCGCCGTGCTCCTGGAGGACATGGCCTCCATCGTGGCCTTCGTGGGCGAGTTCTGCGCGGCCTTCGCCGCCGCCCTGGCCAATCCGCGCCGGGTGCGCTGGCGCGACGCCCTGCACGTGGCCGAGACCGCCGGGGCCAACGCCCTGCCCATCATCGTGCTCATAGGCTTCCTCATGGGCCTCATCATGGCCTTCCAGTCCGCCATGCCGCTGCGCCGCTTCGGCGCGGAGATATTCGTGGCCAACCTGCTGGGCCTCTCCATGCTGCGGGAGCTCGGCCCCCTGGTCACGGCGATCATCCTGGCCGGGCGCTCCGGCTCGGCCTTCGCCGCCGAGCTCGGCACCATGAACGTCAACGAGGAGATCAGCGCCCTCAAGACCATGGGGCTGGACCCGGTGCGCTTCCTGGTGGTCACCCGGGTGGGCGCGGCCATGGCCGTCACCCCGCTGCTCACCATGTTCTTCAACCTGGCCGGGCTCATAGGCGGGGCCATGGTGATGCTCTCCCTGGGCTACCCCCTGGCTGCCTTCATCAACCAGGTGCAGATGGCCGTGCACCTCCCCGACCTGCTGGGGGGGCTGTTCAAGTCCTGCGCGTTCAGCCTGCTGGTCTGCGCCATCGGCTGCCAACGCGGGCTGCGCACCAGCGGCGGGGCCAGCTCCGTGGGCAGCGCCACCACCAGCGCAGTGGTGGCGGGCATCATCCTGGTGGCCGTGGCCGACGGCGTGTTCGCCGTGACCTTCTACTCCCTGGGCTGGTGA
- a CDS encoding tetratricopeptide repeat protein yields MRNRSIILLFVLAVCVCAAPAFAAKKKGATSEQQQLGAEYAKAVELVNARKWKAGMEAMTAIIDNPKTSKDVLPNAYADRGVCYSNTKMPAEAVKDFDKALEMRPDVASTLYNRARALAMLNKHEAAVKDLTRAIELSQPSIITAGYYYNRGVSNMALDKTAEAKADFKAAKKLNPKLKIPMKAKDTM; encoded by the coding sequence ATGAGAAACAGGTCGATCATCTTGTTGTTCGTGCTGGCCGTGTGCGTGTGCGCAGCACCAGCGTTCGCAGCCAAGAAGAAAGGAGCGACGTCCGAGCAGCAGCAGCTGGGCGCGGAATACGCCAAGGCCGTGGAGCTCGTGAATGCCCGCAAATGGAAGGCCGGCATGGAGGCCATGACCGCCATCATCGATAACCCCAAGACCAGCAAGGACGTCCTGCCCAACGCCTATGCCGACAGGGGCGTCTGCTACTCCAACACCAAGATGCCCGCGGAGGCGGTGAAGGATTTCGACAAGGCACTGGAGATGCGCCCGGACGTGGCGAGCACGCTGTACAACCGCGCTCGCGCCCTGGCCATGCTGAACAAGCATGAAGCCGCCGTGAAGGACCTCACCCGCGCCATCGAGCTGTCCCAGCCGAGCATCATCACTGCCGGGTATTATTACAACCGCGGTGTGAGCAACATGGCCCTGGACAAAACGGCCGAAGCCAAGGCCGACTTCAAGGCCGCCAAGAAGCTCAATCCCAAGCTGAAGATTCCCATGAAGGCCAAGGACACCATGTAG
- the pyk gene encoding pyruvate kinase, with translation MTTTKIIATLGPASMSKQSIKELALAGATIFRLNFSHSVAADFLPVIKAIREVESELGLPLTALGDLCGPKTRIGEIENAPRQVNKGQTLLLGLPDETPGGDKLFIPLDVPALLEGLQPGMPVNLSDGMLQFTVTRTVKQDRLYEIQAHNAGMLASRKGIAFPGKHHALPALTAKDIVDLHEGIDAGLNAVALSFVQNGDDIRHIKDEIARHGVWIPVVAKLERQNAVDRLDEILALTDIVMVARGDLGLECPISQLPIIQKRIIRACRHAQKPAIVATQMLLSMVKNPIPTRAESTDVANAIMDGADCVMLSEETAVGDYPVKAVEFMREISDNAVQYYLERIQGPYAPKKEKNPSKYLAYSACILADNAESKALVSHSTSGVTARLLSSRRPALPIYALTPDEKIIHNLNFVWGVVPRLIEASAESHSRRAERFVAESPDFAPGESVVITSGQPTPGQTERFTNQIKLYYK, from the coding sequence ATGACCACCACAAAAATCATCGCCACCCTTGGCCCGGCCTCCATGTCCAAGCAGTCCATCAAGGAACTGGCCCTGGCCGGGGCCACCATCTTCCGCCTGAACTTCTCCCACTCGGTGGCCGCCGACTTCTTGCCCGTGATCAAGGCCATCCGCGAGGTGGAGTCCGAGCTGGGCCTGCCGCTCACCGCCCTGGGCGACCTTTGCGGCCCCAAGACCCGCATCGGCGAAATCGAGAACGCCCCCCGCCAGGTGAACAAGGGCCAGACCCTGCTGCTGGGCCTGCCGGACGAGACCCCCGGAGGCGACAAGCTCTTCATACCCCTGGACGTGCCGGCCCTGCTGGAGGGCCTCCAGCCCGGCATGCCCGTGAACCTCTCCGACGGGATGCTCCAGTTCACGGTGACGAGAACCGTCAAGCAGGACAGGCTCTACGAGATCCAGGCCCACAACGCCGGGATGCTGGCCTCCCGCAAGGGCATCGCCTTCCCGGGCAAGCACCACGCCCTGCCCGCGCTCACCGCCAAGGACATCGTGGACCTGCACGAGGGCATCGACGCCGGGCTCAACGCGGTGGCGCTCTCCTTCGTGCAGAACGGCGACGACATCCGCCACATCAAGGACGAGATCGCCCGCCACGGCGTCTGGATTCCCGTTGTGGCCAAGCTGGAGCGCCAGAACGCGGTGGACCGCCTGGACGAGATCCTGGCCCTGACCGACATCGTCATGGTGGCGCGCGGCGACCTGGGGCTGGAGTGCCCCATCTCGCAGCTGCCCATCATCCAGAAGCGCATCATCCGGGCCTGCCGCCACGCCCAGAAGCCCGCCATCGTGGCCACGCAGATGCTTCTTTCCATGGTCAAGAACCCCATCCCGACGCGGGCCGAATCCACGGACGTGGCCAACGCCATCATGGACGGGGCCGACTGCGTGATGCTCTCGGAGGAGACCGCCGTGGGCGACTACCCGGTCAAGGCCGTGGAGTTCATGCGCGAGATCTCCGACAACGCCGTGCAGTACTACCTGGAGCGCATCCAGGGGCCCTACGCGCCCAAGAAAGAGAAAAACCCCTCGAAATACCTGGCCTATTCAGCCTGCATCCTGGCGGACAACGCCGAGTCCAAGGCCCTGGTCAGCCACTCGACCTCCGGGGTCACGGCGCGCCTGCTCTCCTCCCGACGGCCCGCGCTGCCCATCTACGCCCTGACGCCCGACGAGAAGATCATCCACAACCTCAACTTCGTCTGGGGCGTGGTGCCGCGCCTGATCGAAGCCTCCGCCGAAAGCCACTCCCGCAGGGCGGAGCGTTTCGTGGCCGAGAGCCCTGACTTCGCGCCGGGCGAATCGGTGGTCATCACCTCGGGCCAGCCCACCCCGGGCCAGACCGAGCGCTTCACAAACCAGATCAAGCTGTACTACAAATAA
- a CDS encoding ABC transporter ATP-binding protein, whose protein sequence is MEAPAVVVSNLCAGYGGEAVLQGVSFEAARGEVTVILGGSGCGKSTLLKHMIGLHQPLSGHIFIEGRDITTARGRERKRILRSFGVTYQSGALFGSLTLMENVCLPLEEFTRLPLAAREAVARVKLAQVGLSGAEHKLPSELSGGMQKRAAIARAMALDPAILFLDEPQAGLDPVTSAGLDELILSLSRNLGITFVIVSHELASIFAIADQAVMLDAQAKGIIAQGPPALLRDTSANPKVRQFFNRTPATEP, encoded by the coding sequence ATGGAAGCGCCCGCCGTCGTCGTCTCCAACCTGTGCGCCGGCTACGGCGGCGAGGCCGTGCTGCAGGGCGTGAGCTTCGAGGCCGCGCGGGGCGAGGTGACGGTGATTCTGGGTGGGTCGGGCTGCGGCAAGAGCACCCTGCTCAAGCACATGATCGGGCTGCACCAGCCCCTGAGCGGACACATATTCATTGAGGGGCGCGACATCACCACGGCCAGGGGACGGGAGCGCAAGCGCATCCTGCGCAGCTTCGGCGTGACCTACCAGTCCGGGGCGCTGTTCGGCTCGCTCACGCTCATGGAGAACGTCTGCCTGCCCCTGGAGGAGTTCACGCGCCTGCCCCTGGCCGCCCGCGAGGCTGTGGCCCGCGTGAAGCTGGCCCAGGTGGGGCTTTCCGGGGCGGAGCACAAGCTGCCTTCGGAGCTTTCCGGGGGAATGCAGAAGCGCGCGGCCATCGCCCGGGCCATGGCCCTGGACCCGGCCATCCTCTTCCTGGACGAGCCACAGGCCGGGCTCGACCCCGTGACCTCGGCCGGGCTGGACGAGCTGATCCTCTCGCTGTCGCGCAACCTGGGCATCACCTTCGTCATCGTCAGCCACGAGTTGGCAAGCATCTTCGCCATCGCGGACCAGGCCGTCATGCTCGACGCCCAGGCCAAGGGCATCATCGCGCAGGGGCCTCCGGCGCTCCTGCGGGACACGTCCGCGAACCCCAAAGTCCGGCAATTCTTCAACCGCACGCCGGCCACGGAGCCGTGA
- a CDS encoding class I SAM-dependent methyltransferase gives MEPSACNLCGGRAQQFMARLHGRDLLRCGQCGLRWYHPTPTKAELKDLYAAQEYVAAEYFTLEDDLQTNHYQHMLQAADTAARRFPGGKVLEIGPGAGHFLQFCSSRGLQVEAIEFSQPLAQSIREKFGCVVREDPLEECGLPDGSFQVVAAFDLLEHVQDPAALLREIWRVLAPGGLLFLSTVSTDNLLDRVGALLHRLGLSAPLAKLHPPYHLYYFNKPTIKRSIEQADFAIEALVQENYDSRKATSSLPARLFLEAVYALHDMSGDKTNFYATCRKQTRD, from the coding sequence ATGGAACCTTCAGCTTGCAACCTCTGCGGCGGGCGCGCCCAGCAGTTCATGGCCCGCCTGCACGGCCGCGACCTCCTGCGCTGCGGGCAGTGCGGCCTGCGCTGGTATCACCCCACCCCGACGAAAGCCGAACTCAAGGACCTCTACGCCGCGCAGGAATACGTCGCCGCGGAATACTTCACCCTGGAGGACGACCTCCAGACCAACCATTACCAGCACATGCTCCAGGCTGCGGACACCGCTGCGCGGCGGTTTCCCGGCGGCAAGGTGCTTGAGATCGGCCCCGGCGCGGGGCACTTCCTCCAATTCTGCTCCAGCCGGGGGCTCCAGGTGGAGGCCATCGAGTTCTCACAGCCGCTGGCCCAGTCCATCAGGGAGAAATTCGGGTGCGTCGTGCGGGAGGACCCCCTGGAGGAATGCGGGCTGCCCGACGGCAGTTTCCAGGTCGTGGCCGCCTTCGACCTTCTGGAGCACGTTCAGGACCCTGCGGCCCTGCTGCGGGAGATATGGCGCGTGCTGGCTCCCGGCGGCCTGCTGTTCCTGAGCACCGTGAGCACGGACAACCTGCTGGACCGCGTTGGCGCGCTGTTGCACAGGCTGGGCCTGAGCGCGCCGCTGGCCAAGCTCCACCCTCCCTATCATCTGTATTACTTCAACAAGCCGACGATCAAACGCTCCATCGAGCAGGCCGATTTCGCCATCGAAGCCCTCGTGCAGGAGAACTACGACTCCAGGAAGGCCACCTCGAGCCTGCCCGCGCGGCTTTTCCTGGAGGCCGTATACGCCCTGCACGACATGAGCGGTGACAAGACCAACTTCTACGCCACCTGCCGGAAGCAGACACGCGACTGA
- a CDS encoding L-2-amino-thiazoline-4-carboxylic acid hydrolase, whose translation MDIPLLERRAVEAGIFLAMYRSLLARMDQAQALDAVRAAVESLAAQAGREFAALAPGGPSFGHFSTVLGLWQGSGALEIENVAQSERELRFTVTRCAYVERYKAMGLPEVLAGLLSCARDLPFARAYSPHIGMERPEILGNGGSCCRFRFIWSE comes from the coding sequence ATGGACATCCCCCTGCTGGAGCGCCGCGCCGTGGAGGCGGGCATCTTCCTGGCCATGTACCGGAGCCTGCTGGCCCGCATGGACCAGGCCCAGGCCCTGGATGCCGTGCGCGCCGCCGTGGAGTCCCTGGCGGCCCAGGCCGGGCGCGAGTTCGCGGCCCTGGCCCCGGGCGGCCCAAGCTTCGGGCATTTCAGCACCGTGCTCGGGCTGTGGCAGGGCTCCGGGGCGCTGGAAATCGAAAACGTCGCGCAATCCGAACGCGAACTGCGTTTCACCGTGACGCGCTGCGCCTACGTGGAGCGCTACAAAGCCATGGGCCTGCCGGAAGTGCTGGCGGGCCTGTTGTCCTGCGCGCGCGACCTGCCCTTCGCCCGCGCCTATTCCCCGCACATCGGCATGGAGCGGCCCGAGATCCTGGGCAACGGGGGCTCCTGCTGCCGTTTCCGGTTCATATGGAGTGAGTGA
- a CDS encoding HAD family hydrolase, with product MPVRAVVFDLDGTLIDSLEDLADASNTALQGMGLPAHPVESYKFFVGDGMRTLMQRALPQEAQHRLDEAVEAMRREYDRNWKDKSRPYPGIPELLDALTAKGLPLAVLSNKPDDFTRLVVRDLLGRWNWAAVMGEGEFPKKPDPAGALALAARLGLDTADLVLVGDTPMDVLCAKNAGMACVGVTWGFRPRADLEAAGQRVFIDRPEELLGRL from the coding sequence ATGCCTGTACGCGCTGTCGTTTTCGACCTGGATGGAACCCTCATCGACTCCCTGGAGGACCTCGCGGACGCCTCCAACACGGCCCTGCAAGGCATGGGGCTTCCGGCCCACCCCGTAGAGAGCTACAAGTTCTTCGTGGGCGACGGCATGCGCACGCTGATGCAGCGCGCCCTGCCCCAGGAAGCCCAGCACCGCCTGGACGAGGCCGTGGAGGCCATGCGCCGCGAGTACGACCGCAACTGGAAGGACAAGAGCCGTCCCTACCCCGGCATACCCGAGCTGCTGGACGCCCTGACGGCCAAGGGTCTGCCCCTGGCCGTGCTCTCCAACAAGCCCGACGACTTCACCCGCCTGGTGGTGCGCGACCTGCTTGGGCGCTGGAACTGGGCCGCCGTCATGGGCGAGGGTGAATTTCCCAAGAAGCCTGATCCCGCCGGGGCGCTGGCCCTGGCCGCCCGCCTCGGGCTGGACACGGCGGACCTTGTGCTGGTGGGCGACACGCCCATGGACGTGCTCTGCGCCAAAAACGCGGGCATGGCCTGCGTGGGCGTGACCTGGGGCTTCCGGCCCAGGGCGGACCTGGAGGCGGCGGGCCAGCGGGTGTTCATCGACAGGCCCGAGGAGCTGCTGGGCCGGCTGTAG
- the argC gene encoding N-acetyl-gamma-glutamyl-phosphate reductase: protein MTRIPVGLVGVTGYTGMELARMLAMHPGLELTRATSRAEAGKSLAQIYPFVRGTRLDGLTITEPDPADLAKACELVFLAVPHGAAMDTAAKLLDAGLRVVDLSADFRLRDPAVYAQWYALEHRHPGLIEDAVYGLPERYADRIAKARLVANPGCYPTSVILGLWPALEAGIISPQDIVCDSKSGTSGAGRKAAVGTLFCEVSDTFRAYNLAKHRHTPEIEQELGAVAGEEMVVSFNPHLLPINRGIHSTIYAKPKGQVSAEQVQALYEKHYAPHPWVRVLPQGSLPETRHVRGTMFCDIGLVHDPRTNRLIVCSAIDNLCRGASGQALACANLMLGLDLRAGLELAPLMP from the coding sequence ATGACTCGGATACCTGTCGGGCTGGTGGGCGTCACCGGCTACACGGGCATGGAGCTTGCCCGGATGCTGGCCATGCATCCCGGACTGGAGCTGACGCGGGCCACGTCCCGCGCTGAGGCGGGCAAGAGCCTGGCCCAGATCTACCCCTTCGTGCGCGGCACGCGCCTGGACGGGCTGACCATCACCGAACCCGACCCCGCGGACCTGGCCAAGGCCTGCGAGCTGGTCTTCCTGGCGGTGCCCCACGGCGCGGCCATGGACACGGCGGCCAAGCTGCTGGATGCGGGGCTGCGCGTGGTGGACCTCTCGGCGGACTTCCGGCTGCGCGACCCGGCCGTCTACGCCCAGTGGTACGCCCTGGAGCACCGCCACCCGGGGCTCATCGAGGACGCCGTCTACGGCCTGCCCGAGCGCTACGCCGACAGGATCGCCAAGGCCCGGCTGGTGGCCAACCCCGGCTGCTACCCCACCTCGGTGATCCTGGGGCTGTGGCCCGCGCTTGAAGCCGGGATCATCTCCCCGCAGGACATCGTCTGCGACTCCAAGTCCGGCACCTCAGGGGCCGGGCGCAAGGCCGCCGTGGGCACGCTGTTCTGCGAGGTCTCGGACACCTTCCGGGCCTACAACCTGGCCAAGCACCGCCACACCCCCGAGATCGAGCAGGAGCTCGGCGCTGTGGCCGGGGAGGAGATGGTCGTCTCCTTCAACCCGCACCTGCTGCCCATCAACCGGGGCATCCACTCCACCATCTACGCCAAGCCCAAGGGGCAGGTGTCGGCGGAGCAGGTGCAGGCCCTCTATGAGAAGCATTACGCCCCCCACCCCTGGGTGCGCGTGCTGCCCCAGGGCAGCCTGCCCGAAACCCGCCACGTGCGCGGAACCATGTTCTGCGACATCGGCCTGGTGCACGACCCCCGGACCAACCGCCTCATCGTCTGCAGCGCCATCGACAACCTCTGCAGGGGCGCTTCCGGCCAGGCCCTGGCCTGCGCCAACCTCATGCTTGGCCTCGATCTCCGCGCCGGGCTGGAGCTGGCCCCGCTGATGCCCTGA